One window of Amaranthus tricolor cultivar Red isolate AtriRed21 chromosome 11, ASM2621246v1, whole genome shotgun sequence genomic DNA carries:
- the LOC130826594 gene encoding DNA polymerase-like, with protein sequence MRNHKIYELKVYIGGKFLLRFRDSCTLLPSSLESLGKTLCPELGAKGSIPHSELEVSNLQGHSEDLINYLRQDILILGGVMLKAQKIYWDKYNIDIEEVMTLSSLSLKIFRNNYLDDESFHIHLPTRNQDTFIRRGYYGGHSDVYKPYGENLYYYDVNSLYPYIMKEYPMPCGIPVWKKNLESVELDSLFGFIEAYVVCPTNISCPFLPYKDKAGTLLFPTGKFVGVFYSEELKFARHLGYHIMPLRGYFFEKKASGWR encoded by the coding sequence ATGAGGAATCATAAAATTTACGAGTTGAAAGTCTATATTGGTGGTAAGTTCTTATTACGTTTCAGAGATTCATGCACATTGCTCCCTAGCAGTCTTGAATCATTAGGTAAGACATTATGTCCTGAATTAGGTGCCAAAGGTTCTATCCCACATTCTGAATTGGAAGTGTCTAATCTTCAGGGTCATAGTGAGGATTTGATAAACTATCTTCGACAAGATATCCTTATCTTAGGTGGTGTGATGTTGAAGGCACAAAAGATTTATTGGGATAAGTATAATATTGATATCGAGGAAGTGATGACATTGTCATCGCTTTCCCTTAAAATCTTTCGTAATAATTATTTGGATGATGAGTCCTTTCATATTCATTTACCTACTAGGAATCAAGACACCTTTATTAGGCGCGGGTATTATGGTGGGCATTCTGATGTCTATAAACCTTATGGGGAGAATCTATACTATTATGATGTGAACTCTTTATATCCTTATATTATGAAAGAATATCCGATGCCTTGTGGTATACCAGTCTGGAAAAAGAATTTGGAGAGCGTCGAATTAGATAGCTTGTTTGGCTTTATTGAGGCCTATGTAGTCTGTCCTACTAATATATCATGTCCATTCTTACCTTATAAGGATAAAGCAGGTACTTTACTCTTTCCTACAGGTAAATTCGTTGGAGTCTTTTATAGCGAAGAGTTGAAGTTTGCTCGTCATTTAGGTTATCATATAATGCCTCTTAGGGGTTATTTTTTTGAGAAGAAGGCCAGTGGTTGGCGCTGA
- the LOC130827020 gene encoding NADH dehydrogenase [ubiquinone] iron-sulfur protein 3: protein MDNQFIFKYSWETLPKKWVKKIEKSEHGNRSDTNTDYPFQLLCFLKLHTYTRFQVLIDICGVDYPSRKRRFEVVYNLLSTRYNSRIRVQTSADEVTRISPVVSLFPSAGRWEREVWDMFGVSSINHPDLRRILTDYGFEGHPLRKDFPLSGYVEVRYDDPEKRVVSEPIEMTQEFRYFDFASPWEQRNGNEG from the coding sequence ATGGATAACCAATTCATTTTCAAATATAGTTGGGAGACTTTACCCAAGAAATgggtaaaaaaaatagaaaaatcagAACATGGGAATAGATCTGATACCAATACGGACTACCCATTTCAATTGTTGTGCTTTCTTAAATTGCATACCTATACAAGGTTTCAAGTTTTGATCGATATTTGCGGAGTTGATTATCCTTCTCGAAAACGCAGATTTGAAGTGGTCTATAATTTACTGAGTACTCGGTATAATTCGCGCATTCGCGTACAAACCAGTGCAGACGAAGTAACACGAATATCTCCGGTAGTAAGTCTATTTCCATCAGCCGGCCGGTGGGAGCGAGAAGTTTGGGATATGTTTGGTGTTTCTTCCATCAATCATCCGGATCTACGCCGTATATTAACAGATTATGGTTTCGAGGGTCATCCATTACGAAAAGACTTTCCTCTGAGTGGATATGTAGAAGTACGCTATGATGATCCAGAGAAACGTGTGGTTTCTGAGCCCATTGAGATGACCCAAGAATTTAGATATTTCGATTTTGCTAGTCCTTGGGAACAACGCAACGGTAACGAAGGATAA
- the LOC130826595 gene encoding photosystem II protein D1-like: MNSFLRTQAGAFYANGEYPDLVDSLVALKGGVPSKHGWDRSKWRLGNPGTVGQRIPLAGRNDQTLEAKRVLMPFSKSWVPSTSCLRSRKQWLSKRGVQSPARVAYDLLSFLRAKKGGSKKVSLRRKTTPSLPVNPKENRNYLFNELEERRNRPEGVLLHGNKIISGAIIPTSAAIGLHFYPIWEAASVDEWLYNGGPYELIVLHFLLGVACYMGREWELSFRLGMRPWIAVAYSAPVAAATAVFLIYPIGQGSFSDGMPLGISGTFNFMIVFQAEHNILMHPFHMLGVAGVFGGSLFSAMHGSLVTSSLIRETTENESANEGYRFGQEEETYNIVAAHGYFGRLIFQYASFNNSRSLHFFLAAWPVVGIWFTALGISTMAFNLNGFNFNQSVVDSQGRVINTWADIINRANLGMEVMHERNAHNFPLDLAAIEAPSTNG, from the exons ATGAATTCCTTTCTGCGTACTCAGGCTGGAGCTTTCTATGCG AACGGGGAATATCCAGACCTAGTCGATAGCTTAGTTGCCCTAAAGGGAGGCGTTCCCAGCAAGCATGGTTGGGATAGGAGTAAGTGGAGGTTAGGTAACCCAGGAACTGTGGGCCAGAGGATTCCGTTAGCGG GAAGGAACGACCAGACGCTTGAAGCTAAGAGAGTTCTAATGCCGTTCTCAAAGTCCTGG GTACCTAGTACATCATGCCTACGGTCGAGAAAGCAATGGCTAAGTAAGAGAGGAGTTCAGTCTCCCGCTAGAGTTGCCTAtgatcttctttcttttctaagGGCGAAGAAAGGGGGTAGTAAGAAAGTGTCG CTTCGCCGAAAGACGACCCCGAGCTTGCCGGTAAACCCGAAAGAGAATCGTAACTATTTATTTAATGAGTTAGAGGAACGAAGGAATCGACCAGAAGGCGTATTGCTTCACGGAAACAAAATTATTTCGGGTGCTATTATTCCTACTTCTGCAGCTATTGGGTTGCACTTTTACCCAATCTGGGAAGCGGCATCAGTTGATGAGTGGTTATACAATGGTGGTCCTTATGAACTAATCGTTCTACACTTCTTACTTGGTGTAGCTTGTTATATGGGTCGTGAGTGGGAACTTAGTTTCCGTCTGGGTATGCGTCCTTGGATTGCTGTTGCATATTCAGCTCCGGTTGCAGCGGCTACTGCTGTTTTCTTGATCTACCCAATTGGTCAAGGAAGCTTTTCTGATGGTATGCCTCTAGGAATCTCTGGTACTTTCAACTTTATGATCGTATTCCAGGCTGAGCACAACATCCTTATGCACCCATTTCACATGTTAGGTGTAGCTGGTGTATTCGGCGGCTCCCTATTTAGTGCTATGCATGGTTCCTTGGTAACTTCTAGTTTGATCAGGGAAACCACAGAAAATGAATCTGCTAACGAAGGTTACAGATTCGGTCAAGAGGAAGAAACTTATAACATCGTAGCTGCTCATGGTTATTTTGGTCGATTGATCTTCCAATATGCTAGTTTCAACAACTCTCGTTCTTTACACTTCTTCTTAGCTGCTTGGCCTGTAGTAGGTATTTGGTTTACTGCTTTAGGTATTAGTACTATGGCTTTCAACCTAAATGGTTTCAACTTCAACCAATCTGTAGTTGATAGTCAAGGTCGTGTAATTAACACCTGGGCTGATATCATTAACCGTGCTAACCTTGGTATGGAAGTTATGCATGAACGTAATGCTCATAACTTCCCTCTAGACTTAGCTGCTATCGAAGCTCCATCTACAAATGgataa